A window of Cryptomeria japonica chromosome 3, Sugi_1.0, whole genome shotgun sequence contains these coding sequences:
- the LOC131034364 gene encoding E3 ubiquitin-protein ligase ATL23: MAFSIHNLAQRSIWNVFLAILLLCGGMALLVLIYMLLAWYASLHENSQRGTNDGNTNSSKGGHGLSKSDIQKLPTVVCSNTHKNGDGDDEKKDCDELCSSEDLECTVCLEQFKDGDKCLLMPSCKHCFHLDCADAWLSKHPICPVCRRSVLPKHEEQQEQEPNNPDHIPVNTVIDMPS; the protein is encoded by the coding sequence ATGGCGTTTAGCATACACAACCTGGCTCAGAGAAGTATCTGGAATGTGTTTCTGGCCATTCTCCTGCTCTGTGGAGGAATGGCTCTGCTGGTTCTCATTTATATGCTGTTGGCCTGGTATGCTTCTCTTCACGAAAACAGTCAGAGGGGCACAAATGATGGGAACACTAATAGCAGTAAGGGTGGGCATGGGCTGTCTAAATCTGATATTCAGAAGCTCCCCACAGTAGTCTGCAGCAATACCCACAAgaatggggatggggatgatgagaaGAAGGATTGTGATGAGTTGTGTAGCAGTGAGGATTTGGAGTGTACTGTGTGTTTGGAGCAGTTTAAGGATGGAGACAAATGTTTGCTCATGCCCTCCTGCAAGCACTGCTTCCATCTTGATTGTGCAGATGCATGGCTGTCCAAGCACCCCATCTGCCCTGTTTGTAGGCGCAGCGTCCTTCCCAAACATGAggaacaacaagaacaagaaccCAATAACCCTGATCATATTCCTGTTAACACAGTCATTGATATGCCTTCTTAG